From a single bacterium genomic region:
- a CDS encoding electron transfer flavoprotein subunit alpha/FixB family protein, with the protein METKSAEVWVFGDYRDYRRNRVTLELIAKARELAERLSSRCAVAVLGWNTAPYVMEYIAHGAEAIYVMEAPQLALFRSRIFTEALCHMIRLYEPAIFLVGGTDFGREFAPRVAKRLHTGLSSDCVGLEIDESNGLLVQTTPAFGGRLLAQVITPETRPQMATVRPGVFKERPHDETASAQVIYLEPGEFCQAEDVELLHEEELQDDGARLEDASLVVSVGLGAADPKRFQQSLHLARLLGGQIGGTRPLVKKGILAEERMIGQTGRSISPKLLISLGTSGALQYTAGIQNSQFIIALDRNPDAPIFRQADLGIVGNIEEILPRLLRTLEETQRGREEVAHA; encoded by the coding sequence ATGGAGACAAAAAGCGCAGAAGTCTGGGTTTTCGGCGATTACCGGGACTATAGGCGAAACCGGGTGACCTTGGAGCTCATAGCAAAGGCCAGAGAATTGGCAGAGAGGCTCTCTAGCAGGTGTGCAGTAGCAGTGCTGGGTTGGAATACTGCTCCCTATGTAATGGAATACATAGCCCACGGAGCTGAGGCCATCTATGTGATGGAAGCACCTCAGTTGGCCTTGTTTAGGAGCCGAATCTTCACAGAAGCCCTTTGCCACATGATAAGACTCTATGAACCCGCCATTTTTCTCGTGGGTGGGACCGATTTTGGTAGAGAGTTTGCCCCTAGAGTTGCCAAGAGGCTCCATACAGGGCTCAGCTCGGATTGCGTGGGGCTTGAGATAGATGAAAGCAACGGTTTGTTGGTGCAGACTACGCCAGCCTTTGGGGGAAGGCTCTTGGCACAAGTCATTACCCCCGAAACACGCCCTCAAATGGCCACGGTCAGGCCAGGGGTCTTCAAGGAAAGGCCTCATGACGAAACCGCTTCTGCTCAGGTGATTTACCTGGAACCTGGGGAATTCTGCCAGGCAGAGGATGTGGAGCTCCTTCATGAAGAGGAATTGCAGGATGATGGGGCCCGACTGGAAGATGCATCCCTGGTGGTGAGTGTGGGATTGGGAGCTGCTGATCCCAAGAGATTCCAGCAGTCTTTACACCTGGCCCGTTTGTTGGGAGGGCAGATCGGTGGTACAAGGCCCCTGGTAAAAAAAGGAATCCTTGCAGAGGAAAGGATGATAGGCCAGACAGGGCGTTCCATAAGTCCAAAGCTCCTCATCAGCCTTGGAACTTCCGGAGCCTTGCAATACACCGCAGGGATTCAGAACTCCCAATTCATAATTGCCCTGGACAGAAATCCCGATGCTCCAATCTTCAGGCAGGCCGACTTGGGAATCGTAGGAAATATAGAGGAAATCTTGCCCAGACTGCTCCGTACCTTGGAGGAGACCCAAAGGGGGCGAGAGGAGGTGGCCCATGCATAG